From Desulfobaccales bacterium, the proteins below share one genomic window:
- the leuC gene encoding 3-isopropylmalate dehydratase large subunit → MPKPQTITQKILAAHCGKDYVEPGELIMAKVDIALGNDITAPLAIKDFHKVGAKQVFDRDRVVLVCDHFAPNKDIPSAIQCQQLRNFAKEQNLTHFYDGGEMGVEHALLPEKGIVGPGDVIIGADSHTCTYGALGAFATGVGSTDLAAVMVKGECWFRVPDSIRFVYNGKLPEWITGKDLILHTIGDIGVDGARYMAMEFTGPAIQALPMADRFSMANMAVEAGAKNGIIAPDEITLEYVKGRTLRPYSLYESDAGAAYLFEKTYEVSNLEPQVACPSSPGNVVPVSQVGEVSIDQAVIGSCTNGRIEDLRLAAQIIKGHKTAKGVRLIVIPATPLVWRQAMDEGLMAIFMDAGAVISPPTCGPCLGGHMGILAPGETAVATTNRNFVGRMGHTKSKVYLASPAVAAASAVTGRISSPKDL, encoded by the coding sequence ATGCCTAAACCTCAAACCATTACCCAAAAAATCCTCGCGGCGCACTGCGGCAAAGATTACGTGGAACCCGGCGAACTCATCATGGCCAAAGTGGACATCGCCCTGGGCAACGACATAACCGCGCCTCTGGCTATCAAAGATTTTCATAAAGTGGGGGCCAAACAGGTCTTTGATCGGGACCGGGTGGTGCTGGTCTGCGACCACTTTGCGCCCAACAAAGACATCCCTTCCGCCATCCAGTGCCAGCAATTACGCAATTTCGCCAAGGAACAGAACCTGACGCATTTTTACGACGGCGGCGAGATGGGGGTCGAGCACGCCCTGCTGCCGGAAAAAGGCATTGTTGGCCCCGGCGACGTCATCATCGGCGCGGACAGCCACACCTGTACCTATGGCGCCCTGGGGGCCTTTGCCACCGGGGTGGGCTCAACCGATCTGGCCGCAGTTATGGTCAAGGGAGAGTGCTGGTTCCGGGTGCCCGACAGTATCCGCTTCGTGTATAACGGCAAACTGCCCGAGTGGATAACCGGCAAGGACCTGATCCTCCACACCATCGGCGATATCGGGGTGGACGGCGCCCGGTATATGGCCATGGAGTTCACCGGTCCGGCCATCCAGGCCCTTCCCATGGCGGACCGCTTCTCCATGGCCAACATGGCGGTGGAAGCCGGAGCCAAAAACGGCATCATCGCTCCGGATGAAATTACCCTGGAATATGTCAAGGGGCGCACCTTAAGGCCGTATAGCCTGTATGAGAGCGACGCCGGGGCCGCGTACCTCTTTGAAAAAACCTACGAGGTCAGCAACCTCGAACCCCAGGTGGCCTGTCCGTCGTCGCCCGGCAACGTCGTACCGGTTTCCCAGGTGGGAGAGGTCAGCATCGACCAAGCGGTGATCGGCTCCTGCACCAACGGCCGGATCGAGGATCTTAGGCTGGCCGCCCAGATCATCAAAGGCCACAAAACAGCCAAAGGCGTGCGCCTTATCGTTATTCCCGCCACGCCCTTAGTGTGGCGCCAGGCCATGGACGAAGGGCTGATGGCTATTTTCATGGACGCCGGCGCGGTGATCAGCCCGCCGACCTGCGGGCCTTGCCTGGGCGGGCATATGGGCATCCTGGCCCCGGGCGAAACCGCCGTTGCCACCACCAACCGCAATTTTGTGGGCCGCATGGGCCATACCAAATCCAAGGTCTACCTGGCCAGTCCGGCGGTAGCCGCGGCCTCTGCGGTAACCGGGCGTATCAGCAGCCCTAAAGATTTGTAG
- a CDS encoding 2-isopropylmalate synthase: protein MAHKIFIFDTTLRDGEQTPGANLNVDEKLQIARHLELLNVDVIEAGFPISSPGDFEAVRAVAREIRGPQIAGLARAFEKDIDACWEAVKEATNPRIHTFVSTSDIHLKHQMRKSREEVLEMAVAAVKHACRYTSNVEFSAMDASRSDLDYVVQVFTAVINAGATTLNFPDTVGYAIPEEFGFKIKYLMEHIPNMHKAILSVHCHNDLGLAVANTLAAISNGVRQAEVTINGLGERAGNASLEEVVMGLTTRRDLFNFYTDIVTQYIYPTSRLTSKLSGVPVQPNKAIVGANAFAHESGIHQDGVLKDSSTFEIMTPSTVGIKKSTLPLGKLSGRHAFKNKLREMGFYVNDEELNRAFARFKSLADRKKTVFDEDLVSLVETEVIYKSVPEHFKLVELVVVTGTMAKPSANVKMEIGGQLVGPYSVFGDGPIDATYKAITHLAGSKCTLLKFAVSSITGGTDAQGEVSVRLEESGHVVTGQGVDPDVVTASARAFINGLNRLNFLKEGGPAKKGPKPEEL from the coding sequence ATGGCACACAAAATTTTTATCTTCGATACTACCCTGAGGGACGGGGAACAGACCCCCGGGGCTAATCTCAACGTGGACGAAAAACTGCAGATCGCCCGGCATCTGGAACTCCTCAATGTGGATGTCATCGAGGCCGGCTTCCCCATTTCTTCGCCAGGGGATTTCGAGGCGGTGCGAGCCGTGGCCCGGGAAATCCGGGGCCCCCAGATCGCCGGCCTGGCCCGGGCTTTTGAGAAAGACATCGACGCCTGCTGGGAGGCGGTGAAAGAGGCCACCAATCCTCGGATTCACACCTTTGTCTCCACCTCCGATATCCACCTGAAACACCAGATGCGCAAATCCCGGGAAGAGGTGCTGGAGATGGCGGTGGCCGCGGTGAAGCATGCCTGCCGCTATACCTCCAACGTGGAATTTTCGGCCATGGACGCCTCCCGGAGCGACCTTGATTATGTCGTCCAGGTCTTCACCGCGGTCATCAACGCGGGCGCCACCACCCTCAATTTCCCGGATACAGTGGGCTACGCCATCCCCGAGGAGTTCGGCTTCAAGATCAAGTACCTGATGGAGCACATCCCCAACATGCACAAGGCCATCCTTTCGGTGCACTGCCACAATGACCTGGGGCTGGCCGTAGCCAACACCCTGGCCGCCATCAGTAACGGGGTGCGCCAGGCCGAGGTGACCATCAACGGTCTGGGGGAACGGGCGGGCAACGCCTCCCTGGAGGAAGTGGTGATGGGCCTGACCACTCGCCGGGATCTGTTTAACTTTTACACGGACATTGTCACTCAGTACATCTATCCCACCAGCCGCCTGACCAGCAAGCTTTCAGGCGTGCCAGTGCAGCCCAATAAAGCCATCGTGGGGGCCAACGCCTTTGCCCATGAGTCCGGGATTCACCAGGACGGTGTGCTTAAGGACTCCAGCACCTTTGAAATCATGACCCCTTCCACCGTGGGCATCAAGAAGAGCACGCTGCCTCTGGGGAAACTCTCGGGCCGCCACGCCTTCAAAAACAAGCTCCGGGAGATGGGCTTCTACGTAAACGATGAGGAACTGAACCGGGCCTTTGCCCGCTTTAAGAGCCTGGCAGACCGCAAAAAGACCGTGTTCGACGAAGATCTGGTCAGCCTGGTTGAGACCGAGGTTATCTATAAGTCGGTGCCGGAACACTTCAAGCTAGTTGAACTCGTGGTGGTCACCGGGACCATGGCCAAGCCCTCGGCCAATGTCAAAATGGAGATCGGCGGCCAACTCGTCGGCCCCTATTCGGTGTTCGGCGACGGCCCCATCGACGCCACCTACAAGGCCATCACCCACCTGGCCGGGTCCAAGTGCACGCTCCTGAAGTTTGCGGTGAGTTCCATCACCGGCGGCACCGACGCCCAGGGCGAGGTGTCGGTGCGCCTGGAGGAGTCCGGCCACGTGGTGACCGGCCAGGGGGTAGACCCCGACGTGGTCACTGCCAGCGCCCGAGCCTTTATCAACGGGCTCAACCGCCTCAACTTCCTCAAGGAGGGCGGCCCGGCGAAGAAAGGCCCCAAACCCGAAGAACTGTAA
- a CDS encoding GDSL-type esterase/lipase family protein — MKSLLFKIICVFLGFLVAFAMAEGAVRLFRPQEVGPVRFACDSELGEIPVPGQHGVRHSPGVFDFTYSNNSLGWRGPREFREDKQTTYRVLFLGDSFTYGLGVNDEKTFAAQVEKILTADRLSVEVMNAGCPGKGTDYEVKVFDTVGRKFHPDLTVLCFFCNDFQDNERAEYYNIDKRGDLHAKELNCNQGALKKVLLDLPGYNWLISWSQAANLIKQTGVDLLVNRAAKTGPEATPGLVVSYNRGAEGYANRTNKGLTNLYVEHLNTAVKSAGGALIMFYIPVSQEVRDYKKSRTISADEQACVRIAADNGITLWSLTPLLALSGQTIENLYYEEGHWTAAAHELAGISMSRLIASRLMERRQPAQREPIN, encoded by the coding sequence GTGAAGTCACTTCTCTTTAAAATCATATGCGTCTTCCTCGGTTTTCTGGTGGCCTTTGCCATGGCGGAAGGCGCCGTGCGGCTGTTCCGTCCCCAGGAGGTGGGGCCGGTGCGCTTTGCCTGTGACTCTGAACTGGGCGAGATTCCTGTTCCCGGCCAACATGGGGTGCGACATTCCCCCGGAGTTTTTGACTTTACCTATAGCAACAACTCCCTGGGCTGGCGCGGACCCCGGGAATTCCGGGAAGACAAGCAGACTACATACCGGGTGCTTTTTCTGGGAGATTCGTTCACTTACGGCCTTGGCGTCAACGACGAGAAAACCTTTGCCGCCCAAGTGGAAAAGATTCTCACCGCTGACCGTCTGTCCGTAGAAGTTATGAACGCCGGTTGCCCCGGCAAAGGCACCGATTATGAAGTGAAGGTATTTGACACGGTGGGGCGCAAATTTCACCCTGACCTTACCGTGCTGTGCTTTTTTTGCAATGATTTTCAGGACAATGAACGGGCTGAGTATTATAATATCGACAAACGCGGCGACCTTCATGCCAAAGAGTTGAACTGCAACCAGGGCGCCCTGAAAAAAGTTCTCCTGGATCTGCCCGGTTACAACTGGCTGATTTCCTGGTCCCAGGCGGCCAACCTGATTAAACAGACGGGGGTTGACCTGCTGGTGAACCGGGCCGCTAAAACCGGCCCTGAGGCAACGCCAGGATTGGTGGTATCCTATAACCGAGGAGCTGAGGGTTATGCCAACCGGACTAATAAAGGCTTAACCAACCTCTACGTTGAACACTTGAACACCGCAGTAAAAAGTGCCGGTGGTGCGTTGATAATGTTTTATATTCCCGTGTCCCAGGAAGTGCGTGACTATAAAAAGAGTCGGACAATATCCGCCGATGAGCAGGCGTGTGTGCGTATTGCGGCAGATAACGGTATTACGCTGTGGTCCTTGACCCCCTTGTTGGCCCTCTCGGGCCAAACTATCGAGAACCTCTACTATGAAGAAGGTCATTGGACCGCCGCGGCTCATGAACTGGCGGGAATCTCTATGAGTCGGCTGATTGCCAGCCGGTTAATGGAGCGCCGCCAACCTGCGCAACGTGAACCTATCAACTGA
- the pssA gene encoding CDP-diacylglycerol--serine O-phosphatidyltransferase: protein MSFRRRRKKKDKRRFRGVYLLPNLITTASLFAGFYAIIAAIDGRFHSAAIAILVSLVLDGLDGRVARMTQSTSDFGVQYDSLADLVAFGVAPGLLVYLWALKPYHQFGWVATFLFVVCGALRLARFNVQQGSHDPRYFNGLPIPAAATMIATAIIFYYEIGEWAPERHVYTLAMIYLLSFLMVSNVKYVSFKKMDLFQRHPFHSLVAVVLVFVVVATAPTIMGFLLMAAYVASGPISTIMYYRRRALLEKGESEPPTQNKSGLDLSGGGEARKQA from the coding sequence ATGAGTTTTCGCCGGAGACGTAAAAAGAAGGACAAACGGCGCTTTCGGGGCGTTTACCTGCTTCCCAACCTGATCACCACTGCCAGCCTGTTCGCCGGGTTTTACGCCATTATCGCCGCCATAGACGGCCGGTTCCATTCGGCCGCCATCGCCATCCTGGTCTCCCTGGTCTTAGACGGTCTCGACGGCCGCGTTGCCCGGATGACCCAAAGCACTTCCGACTTCGGGGTGCAATACGATTCTCTGGCGGACCTGGTGGCCTTTGGGGTGGCCCCCGGCCTCCTGGTCTACCTCTGGGCCCTGAAACCCTACCATCAATTCGGCTGGGTGGCCACGTTCCTCTTTGTGGTCTGCGGGGCCTTAAGACTGGCCCGCTTCAACGTTCAGCAGGGTTCTCATGACCCCCGCTATTTCAACGGCCTGCCTATTCCGGCCGCGGCCACCATGATCGCCACGGCTATTATCTTTTACTACGAGATCGGCGAATGGGCCCCGGAGCGCCACGTCTACACCTTGGCGATGATTTACCTGCTATCGTTTCTGATGGTGAGCAATGTCAAGTATGTAAGTTTCAAGAAGATGGACCTCTTCCAGCGGCATCCCTTCCATTCTTTGGTGGCTGTAGTGCTCGTCTTTGTAGTGGTGGCCACCGCACCCACGATCATGGGATTTTTGCTCATGGCGGCTTATGTGGCCTCCGGGCCTATCAGCACCATTATGTATTATCGCCGGCGGGCCTTGTTGGAAAAGGGCGAGAGCGAACCCCCGACCCAGAATAAATCGGGATTGGACCTTAGTGGGGGAGGCGAGGCCAGGAAGCAGGCCTGA
- a CDS encoding phosphatidylserine decarboxylase family protein: MPPASDTKRSPIAPQGYPLILAGVVLIFLGMIGHWAWITVLGLLATGFFAYFFRDPERDIPSDPEAIISPADGRVVLVDEVQEKEFLESTARHVAIFMNVFDVHVNRAPVTGLVTKMQHRPGEYKAASRPDAGLRNEQQAVVLESKYGQRVLVVQIAGLLARRIIPFIKPGQQLARGERFGMICFGSRVDVYLPPDSSIQVKVGDRVKAGSSIIGRWA, encoded by the coding sequence ATGCCACCAGCCTCTGATACGAAACGCAGCCCGATTGCGCCCCAAGGGTATCCTTTGATTCTGGCCGGCGTGGTGCTGATCTTCCTGGGGATGATCGGTCACTGGGCCTGGATCACGGTCTTGGGGCTTTTGGCCACTGGTTTTTTTGCCTATTTTTTCCGGGACCCGGAACGGGATATCCCGTCGGACCCCGAGGCGATCATTTCCCCTGCGGACGGCCGCGTGGTTTTGGTGGATGAGGTTCAGGAAAAAGAGTTCCTGGAGAGTACGGCCCGGCATGTGGCTATCTTCATGAACGTCTTTGACGTGCACGTTAACCGCGCTCCGGTAACGGGCCTGGTCACCAAGATGCAGCACCGGCCGGGGGAATATAAGGCGGCGTCGCGCCCGGACGCGGGTCTGCGTAATGAACAGCAGGCCGTGGTCCTGGAGAGCAAATACGGCCAGAGGGTTCTGGTGGTCCAGATCGCTGGTCTGTTGGCCCGGCGGATTATCCCTTTTATCAAACCCGGGCAGCAGTTGGCCCGGGGTGAGCGTTTCGGTATGATTTGTTTCGGCTCCCGGGTGGATGTCTACCTGCCGCCGGATAGCTCCATCCAGGTAAAGGTAGGAGACCGGGTGAAAGCCGGGAGCAGCATCATCGGGAGGTGGGCATGA
- the ilvC gene encoding ketol-acid reductoisomerase translates to MKMYYDADADLGILKGKKVAIIGFGSQGHAQALNLRDSGVDVLVSEVPGTPNYELAEKYGFKPVSASDAAAAAQVVQILTQDHVQAALYENDLKPHMGPGKTLLFSHGFNIHYGQIVPDPKVDVIMVAPKGPGHLVRAEYEKGAGVPCLVAVEQDASGKALATALAYAKGIGATRAGVLETSFAEETETDLFGEQAVLCGGVSELVKAGFDTLVEAGYAPEIAYFECFHELKLIVDLFYQGGLEYMRYSVSDTAEYGDYTRGPRIITEETRDEMRQILYEVQTGEFAKEWILENQARRPVFNALRRQEAEHPIEEVGKKLRSMMGWLKK, encoded by the coding sequence ATGAAGATGTATTACGATGCAGATGCGGATTTAGGGATTCTTAAAGGCAAGAAGGTGGCCATCATCGGTTTCGGCTCCCAGGGCCACGCCCAGGCTCTCAATTTGAGGGATAGCGGCGTGGACGTGCTGGTCTCCGAAGTGCCGGGAACTCCCAACTATGAGTTGGCGGAAAAATACGGCTTCAAGCCGGTGTCCGCGTCGGACGCCGCGGCTGCCGCCCAGGTGGTGCAGATCCTGACCCAGGACCACGTCCAGGCCGCGCTGTACGAAAACGATCTGAAACCCCATATGGGACCGGGCAAGACCCTGCTTTTTTCCCATGGCTTCAACATTCATTACGGCCAGATTGTGCCGGACCCCAAGGTTGACGTGATCATGGTAGCCCCCAAGGGTCCCGGCCACCTGGTGAGGGCCGAATACGAGAAAGGCGCCGGCGTTCCCTGCCTGGTGGCGGTGGAGCAGGACGCGTCAGGGAAAGCGCTGGCCACGGCCCTGGCTTATGCCAAGGGCATCGGCGCTACTCGGGCCGGCGTGCTCGAAACCTCCTTTGCCGAAGAGACCGAAACCGACCTTTTTGGAGAGCAGGCCGTGCTCTGCGGCGGAGTCTCCGAACTGGTCAAGGCCGGCTTCGACACCCTGGTGGAGGCGGGCTACGCCCCGGAGATCGCTTACTTCGAGTGTTTCCATGAACTGAAACTCATCGTGGACCTGTTCTATCAGGGCGGCCTGGAATACATGCGCTATTCCGTGTCCGACACTGCGGAATACGGCGACTACACCCGGGGGCCGCGCATCATCACCGAGGAGACCCGGGACGAGATGCGCCAAATCCTCTATGAGGTGCAAACCGGCGAGTTCGCCAAGGAGTGGATCCTGGAAAACCAGGCCCGGCGCCCGGTCTTCAACGCGCTTCGGCGCCAGGAGGCCGAGCACCCCATCGAGGAAGTGGGCAAGAAACTGCGCTCCATGATGGGCTGGCTGAAGAAATAA
- the ilvN gene encoding acetolactate synthase small subunit has protein sequence MEPRHTIAVEVDNTPGVLSRVTGLFSGRGYNIESLCVAETMEPDVSRITLVSVGEPQIIEQIIKQLHKLINVIKVTDLSEMPHVEREMALVRIKAEDKSRAEVLRIADIFRCRVVDVSATTYTLEITGNHEKIEAVLGLLKLHGIQEVVRSGTLAIQRSKKE, from the coding sequence ATGGAACCGCGTCATACCATTGCAGTCGAGGTGGACAATACTCCTGGGGTGCTCTCCCGGGTGACCGGTCTGTTTTCCGGCCGGGGCTATAATATCGAAAGTCTGTGCGTGGCCGAAACCATGGAACCGGATGTCTCCCGGATCACTTTGGTGTCTGTCGGTGAGCCGCAGATCATCGAGCAAATCATCAAGCAGCTTCACAAGCTCATCAATGTCATCAAGGTGACGGACTTGAGCGAAATGCCGCATGTGGAGCGGGAAATGGCCCTGGTCAGGATCAAGGCCGAAGATAAATCCCGGGCCGAGGTCTTGCGGATCGCCGATATCTTCCGCTGCCGGGTGGTGGACGTCAGCGCCACTACCTATACCCTGGAGATCACTGGGAACCACGAAAAGATCGAAGCGGTGCTGGGCCTCTTAAAACTGCACGGCATTCAGGAAGTGGTGCGCAGCGGCACCCTGGCCATTCAGCGCAGCAAGAAAGAGTAA
- the ilvB gene encoding biosynthetic-type acetolactate synthase large subunit, translating into MKRNGAQILLECLKREGVKHIFGYPGGVVLDIYDELTRHPDIQHILVRHEQAAAHAADGYARASSQVGVALVTSGPGATNTVTGIASAYMDSIPIVVLTGQVPTALIGNDAFQEVDIVGITRPCTKHNYLVKDVKDLAYTILEAFHIARSGRPGPVLVDLPKDVIQASTVPKYPDEIKIKSYNPTYHANPRQVKRALDMILAAKKPVLYTGGGIILSNSSGELLKFAETLQIPVTSTLMGLGGFPGDNPLWMGMLGMHGTYCANMAVSEADVLIAVGARFDDRVTGKLAEFAPHAKIVHIDIDPSSISKNVAVDVPIVGDCNDTLKQLNDLLATKTAQNWQEQRRSWLNTVNSWEEEHPLTYVWSDTVIKPQYVVEKLYELTKGEAYITTEVGQNQMWAAQFYKFKRPRQLMTSGGLGVMGYGFPAAMGVQVARPGATVIDIAGDGSIQMNIQELITVVDNKLPVKIAILNNTFLGMVRQWQQLFYDRRYSSTPMTAPDFVKLAEAYGAVGLRATKPEEVVPVIQEALNTPRPVIMDFRVEPEECVMPMVPAGKAMHEMLLA; encoded by the coding sequence ATGAAGCGGAATGGGGCCCAGATACTGCTGGAATGTTTGAAGCGGGAAGGAGTGAAGCACATCTTCGGTTATCCCGGCGGCGTGGTTCTCGATATTTACGATGAACTGACCCGGCATCCGGATATCCAGCATATCCTGGTGCGCCACGAACAGGCTGCGGCCCACGCCGCGGACGGCTATGCCCGGGCCTCCTCGCAAGTGGGGGTGGCTCTGGTCACCTCAGGCCCCGGCGCCACCAACACCGTAACCGGCATTGCTTCGGCCTACATGGACTCCATTCCCATCGTGGTGTTAACCGGCCAGGTGCCCACCGCCCTGATCGGCAACGATGCCTTTCAGGAAGTTGATATCGTTGGCATCACCCGGCCCTGCACCAAGCACAATTACCTGGTGAAGGACGTCAAAGACCTGGCCTACACCATCCTCGAGGCCTTTCATATCGCCCGCTCCGGGCGGCCGGGGCCGGTGTTGGTTGACCTGCCCAAAGACGTCATCCAGGCCAGTACGGTCCCCAAGTATCCGGACGAAATCAAAATCAAGAGTTACAACCCGACCTACCATGCCAATCCCCGGCAGGTCAAACGGGCTTTGGATATGATCTTGGCCGCCAAAAAGCCGGTGCTGTACACCGGGGGCGGCATCATTCTGTCCAATTCCTCGGGCGAACTGCTGAAGTTCGCCGAGACCCTGCAGATCCCGGTGACCAGCACCCTCATGGGCCTGGGCGGCTTCCCGGGAGATAATCCCTTGTGGATGGGCATGCTGGGCATGCACGGCACCTATTGCGCCAATATGGCGGTGTCTGAGGCCGATGTCCTTATTGCGGTGGGAGCCCGTTTTGACGACCGGGTCACCGGCAAGCTGGCGGAGTTTGCGCCTCATGCTAAGATCGTGCACATCGACATCGACCCCAGTTCCATCAGTAAGAACGTGGCGGTGGATGTCCCCATCGTGGGCGACTGCAATGATACGCTGAAGCAGCTCAATGACCTGTTGGCGACCAAGACGGCCCAGAATTGGCAAGAACAGCGCCGGTCCTGGCTGAATACCGTAAATTCCTGGGAAGAGGAGCATCCTCTGACTTATGTTTGGAGCGATACGGTCATTAAACCGCAATACGTAGTGGAAAAGCTCTATGAATTGACCAAAGGCGAGGCCTACATCACCACCGAGGTGGGCCAAAACCAGATGTGGGCCGCCCAGTTCTATAAGTTCAAGCGCCCCCGGCAACTGATGACCTCCGGCGGTCTGGGGGTCATGGGCTATGGCTTCCCCGCGGCCATGGGCGTGCAGGTGGCCCGGCCCGGCGCCACGGTCATCGATATCGCCGGCGATGGCAGCATCCAGATGAACATCCAGGAACTGATTACGGTGGTGGACAACAAACTGCCCGTGAAGATCGCCATCTTGAACAACACCTTCTTGGGCATGGTGCGCCAGTGGCAGCAACTTTTTTACGACCGGCGTTACAGCTCCACCCCCATGACGGCCCCCGATTTTGTCAAGCTGGCCGAGGCGTACGGCGCCGTAGGCTTAAGGGCCACCAAACCCGAGGAAGTGGTGCCGGTGATCCAAGAGGCCCTCAATACTCCGCGGCCGGTGATCATGGACTTCAGAGTGGAACCCGAAGAATGCGTCATGCCCATGGTGCCGGCAGGCAAGGCCATGCACGAGATGTTACTGGCTTAA
- a CDS encoding DUF465 domain-containing protein: MERSDQELIEHLMDRDPELKKYVDEHRDYEKLLEEFNRRPYLTAAETIERKRLQKLKLAGRDRIEQILAQHRQKECVQ; the protein is encoded by the coding sequence ATGGAGAGAAGCGACCAGGAACTCATTGAGCATTTGATGGATCGGGACCCGGAGTTGAAAAAGTATGTAGATGAACACCGGGATTATGAGAAACTCTTGGAAGAATTCAACCGCCGGCCATACCTGACGGCCGCGGAAACCATCGAACGCAAACGGTTGCAGAAATTGAAGCTGGCCGGTCGCGACCGGATCGAGCAGATCCTGGCGCAGCATCGCCAGAAGGAATGTGTGCAATGA
- a CDS encoding secondary thiamine-phosphate synthase enzyme YjbQ has product MIQTLSVRTGSRIEMVDITGRIQELVRKSGVTEGVCHVFVAHTTAGLTINENADPSVQTDILMVLNKVISDREAYRHGEGNSPAHIKASLMGPDLTILVSQGSLLLGTWQGIYLCEFDGPRTRKVHIKIMAG; this is encoded by the coding sequence ATGATCCAGACCTTGAGCGTGCGGACGGGCAGCCGCATCGAAATGGTGGATATCACCGGCAGGATTCAGGAACTGGTGCGCAAAAGCGGCGTTACGGAAGGCGTCTGCCACGTCTTTGTGGCCCATACCACGGCGGGTTTGACCATCAACGAAAACGCCGATCCCAGCGTCCAGACCGACATCCTCATGGTGCTGAATAAAGTCATCAGCGACCGGGAGGCTTATCGCCATGGCGAAGGCAACTCCCCGGCCCACATCAAGGCGTCCCTCATGGGTCCCGACCTCACGATCCTGGTGAGCCAGGGGAGCTTGCTCCTGGGCACCTGGCAAGGGATCTATCTCTGCGAATTCGACGGGCCCCGGACCCGTAAGGTGCATATCAAAATTATGGCGGGTTAA